One window from the genome of Salvia miltiorrhiza cultivar Shanhuang (shh) chromosome 7, IMPLAD_Smil_shh, whole genome shotgun sequence encodes:
- the LOC130993801 gene encoding uncharacterized protein LOC130993801 has product MAHHCSFSMELLHKHFSRNGSLPEQYLRWHPCLALVLRMIVLCSKLNVAKRSSIALDYLVRVLHESSRSFSLAMQTLELARTGSPLAMAWNGVDVHAWHKHIAYQAAAYALLKAAMEVELFLSHNRSNNSPVNEIFPFICSSGYEELAYVMTFISLMFASLSPSIDLLQGRIESQLNTRDPKLVQWFRVVELPRIDGCFMPLFKKWSAEYAGSTRKLSRNLTHKLLSGIAGTIMAITCCAAVGKLGSGRISCSSLSDSIDQTLIELMTMASNLVSLDKLHCLATEAGFEEDFLSHFGSRVLPTLERESVIKGRHDLSNKVEEQTLATLALFLYLGRESRLFLSRHNIKDTDEQINDFIRGGFASAVT; this is encoded by the exons ATGGCCCACCATTGCAGTTTCTCCATGGAGCTTCTTCACAAGCATTTCAGTCGAAATGGATCCCTCCCAGAGCAGTATCTCAGATGGCATCCGTGTCTGGCTCTAGTTTTGAGGATGATTGTTCTGTGTTCGAAACTCAATGTAGCCAAGCGGAGTTCAATCGCGTTAGATTATCTTGTTCGGGTGCTACATGAATCTTCTAGAAGCTTCTCCCTTGCAATGCAGACTCTTGAATTGGCTAGAACCGGATCACCACTTGCAATGGCGTGGAACGGAGTGGATGTGCACGCTTGGCATAAACACATTGCTTATCAG GCTGCAGCTTATGCATTGCTCAAAGCAGCTATGGAAGTGGAACTGTTTCTCTCTCACAATCGCTCCAACAATTCCCCCGTGAATGAGAT ttttccattcatctgTTCCTCAGGATACGAAGAGCTCGCATATGTCATGACGTTTATTTCTTTGATGTTCGCCAGTCTGTCTCCGAGTATAGACTTACTTCAAGGCCGCATTGAGAGTCAGTTAAACACAAGGGACCCGAAACTGGTACAATGGTTTCGAGTGGTGGAGCTCCCACGCATTGACGGATGCTTTATGCCTTTATTCAAGAAATGGTCAGCAGAATACGCTGGAAG CACCCGAAAGTTGAGTAGAAATCTAACACACAAATTGCTCAGTGGTATTGCAGGAACGATCATGGCCATCACATGCTGTGCCGCTGTTGGAAAGTTGGGTTCTGGTCGGATTTCGTGCTCCTCGTTATCAGATTCAATCGACCAAACACTGATAGAACTTATGACCATGGCAAGCAATTTAGTTTCTCTTGACAAACTGCACTGCTTGGCAACTGAGGCTGGGTTCGAGGAGGATTTCCTGTCTCATTTCGGGAGTAGAGTTCTCCCGA CGCTAGAAAGAGAGAGTGTTATCAAGGGCAGACATGATCTTTCCAACAAG GTTGAAGAGCAAACTTTGGCTACTCTGGCACTGTTTTTGTATCTAGGAAGAGAATCGCGGTTATTCTTGTCGAGGCACAACATAAAGGATACTGATGAACAGATTAATGATTTCATAAG AGGAGGTTTTGCTTCTGCAGTTACTTAG
- the LOC130992458 gene encoding uncharacterized protein LOC130992458: MEVIIDEIRWLDLFAAYDCQFFQEGRRSKSQPIQAEKEIILYTVFTICYDVISGFAHYTSSTQQTLDSRLLEFLLKSQGLLTACLEDYWAAYDRTSDLLKIGERNVSDSAPSLFFKSTKNASLIMDALQTDRERHKQASPQKQAPSSSGNQTETSLDCGRRKQNFLSKSAMKLVTASVDVWMGTQLLFVDVSDALRFTVQRLCGRKATKRERQKLNRTLCDLATLIPVTILMLLPVSAVGHAAMFAAIKRYVPCLIPSPYSDERLDLVRQLKRTKMEVERVNVEEANPKV; encoded by the exons ATGGAG GTGATAATCGATGAGATCAGGTGGCTCGACTTATTTGCTGCGTACGACTGCCAGTTTTTCCAAGAAGGGAGGAGATCTAAGAGCCAGCCGATTCAGGCGGAGAAGGAAATCATCTTATACACAGTTTTCACCATATGCTATGATGTGATCTCGGGATTTGCTCACTACACCAGCTCAACACAGCAAACTCTAGATTCTCGTTTGTTGGAATTCTTGCTAAAGAG TCAGGGCCTGCTAACAGCATGTCTGGAGGACTACTGGGCTGCTTATGATCGAACGAG TGACCTCCTAAAGATAGGGGAAAGAAATGTATCCGACTCTGCACCGTCTCTCTTTTTCAAGAGCACGAAGAATGCTTCTTTGATAATGGATGCATTGCAGACAGACAGAGAGAGACACAAGCAAGCATCTCCACAGAAACAG GCTCCCAGCTCGTCTGGTAATCAAACTGAGACGTCGCTTGATTGTGGTCGGAGGAAACAGAATTTTCTCAGCAAGTCTGCGATGAAGCTTGTGACTGCAAGTGTT GATGTGTGGATGGGAACTCAGCTGCTCTTCGTAGACGTATCAGATGCTCTGAGATTCACGGTGCAGAGATTATGCGGGCGTAAGGCCACCAAGAGAGAGAGGCAGAAGCTTAATAGGACTCTTTGTGACCTTGCCACTCTTATCCCTGTCACAATACTAATGTTACTTCCT GTTTCTGCAGTAGGGCATGCAGCCATGTTTGCTGCAATCAAGAGATATGTTCCGTGCCTG ATTCCTTCTCCCTACTCGGATGAACGGCTGGACTTAGTGAGGCAACTCAAGAGGACGAAGATGGAAGTCGAGCGCGTTAATGTTGAAGAGGCTAACCCTAAAGTTTGA